CGGCTCAAAAAATGATGCTTGCGTTGAGTGATGGTTCTTCCGTAGAACTGTTGCCCAACAGTACGATTTCTTACCCCGAAAACTTTGACTCCTTAAAACGAGAGGTGATATTAAATGGTGAAGCCACATTTACCGTTGCCAAAGATGCCGCCAAACCCTTTTCCGTATATAGCAATTCTGTACTAATTACTGTTTTGGGGACCCGTTTCACGGTAAATGCGTCAAAAGTAGTGTTGCATGAAGGAGAAGTCAAGGTAAATGCCGGCAAAAATGAATACCATCTTACGCCCGGCGATATTTATATTTTTACATCGGCCCGTATTTTTCATCTTGAAAAAGATAAGGACGATGGCTATGTATTTACCGACTACCCTCTTGAGGTAGTATTTGACCAATTGCAGATGATTTACAATGCCAGGATCATCTATAATAAAGAAGCGCTGGGCAACCGGACCTTTATTGGAAAAATAGACAAAAAGGACTCCCTCTCCCATATCCTCAAAAGCATTGCGCTGCTCAATAATTTCAGCCTCCAAAAACAAGGCGATACCTTCGTCATGAACAATTGAACCCTTTGTTAAGTTAATATGAACAGTAAGGGACTGGTATAGAGGATGCGTATAATAAGGAAACTAAATCCTTACAACGTATTGTATGATCAGACCAATTACGCTGCTATTGTTGACAGTTTTCTGTCATATTCAATTGATTGCCAGTGCCCAAAATGCCAATGTGGTCAAGGGGCAGGTCAATGACGAGAACGGGCAGCCGGTGACCAGCGCTTCTGTTTTTGCAAAAAACCAAAGCACCGGTCTTACCACGGCGACACAAACAGACTCTTTGGGTATTTTCACTTATCGCAATCTGCCCGCGGGAGGTCCTTATTCCTTTGTTGTTTCCCATGTGGGTTTTCAAACCCAAACGATATCCGGCTATACCATAAAAGCGGATGCCGACATCTCCCTTTTGATAAAATTAAAAGCGGTAGAGAACGGGTTGAATGAAATTATTGTGACCGGGCGTGCCGGTGCTTTAAACCGTACCAAACTGCAAACAAGCTATTCCGTCACCAGTATCGGGTATAATGCACTGAGCTTACAGGGGCCGACCAGCGTGACCGAGTCGTTGAAATCGGTACCTGGTTTTTGGGTGGAAGCAACTGGGGGTGAGGCGAGTGGTAATATCAGGGCAAGGGGTGTTCCTGTGGATGGTTTCGGATCCATTCAATTGATGGAAGACGGAATTCCTGTACAACATGACCCGGCCTTGGGTTACCTGAATGCGGACCAGGCATTTCGTCTCGATGAGACCATTCAATCCATTGAAGTGGTTCGTGGCGGCCCTTCTTCTGTTTTTTATTCCAATGCACCGGCGGGCGCGGTGAACTATATTCCCCGTGCCGTTGGCGATAAAACGGAGGGCGTTTTCAAGCTGAGCCTGGGCGGTGATAACCTGATGAGGGAAGATGTATGGGTAGGCGCTCCGATCGGTGATGACTGGAAAATTTCCGCCGGTGGATTTTACCGCACGGAGTCAGGGGTGCGTAATCCCGGGTACACCGGTAATCACGGTGGGCAATTCAGGGTTTCCCTTGGCAAGAGTTGGGAAAAAACATCCTTTAATCTTGACTTCAAGCAAATGAATGATGATGTGGTGTTTTATACAGACATGCCGATGACCTATAATAGTAAAGGGAAGATCGTGGCGGTATCGGGTTTTGATGGCAATTACGGAGCGATCGCCGGTGCGGAAACGCAAAGAATGAACATGATCCAGGCGGACAGCAGTCTTTATCATTTTGACAATACGGTGGGCACGTCTGTAAACAGGAGCCAGGTTACCGTTAAATTTCAGACGGAATTCTCCGACAATTGGATTTTAAAGAATTCGCTTCGTTTCAACAATACACAAACCCAGCGCAATGGTGTATACGCGCTTAACTTGTTAACCGCCGATTCGTTTTATAAAGCACAGGCACCGTTATTGACACAAGCGCCGGGGGCGCAGCAACTGGGGTTTCAATACGTCACCACAGGCAAGTTGTTTGACAATGCCGGTCAAAACGGCAATGGCATGGTGATTCAAGGTGGTTTGCGGGGCATTACGATGCCTATGACGGAAGTGATGAATGACCTTCACCTGTCACACGTTTTTGTAACGGGGTCTTCAAAACACGATTTTAACCTGGGCTACTATTACGCGCACTTCAGTCAAAACTTCAGCAGGTATTCTTCAAAGGTGTACCTGGACGTTCAAAATAATTCGAGGTTGTTGAATATTGTCGCCCTGGATGGCAACGGGAATATCGTACATACCTATTCCAATAACGGGGTCTCCCAGTATGGATATGAGTGGGCGGATGCCAACGGCGAACAGACCACCAACGCGCTTTATGTCAGTGATGAATGGCAGATTACCCATGCCTTCCGGCTTGACGGCGGATTGCGCTGGGAAAACGCGCAAACGGACGGCGTTGTAGAACAATCCCAATCCGTAAACCTGGGCACGTATGCGACGTCCTCCATAACCACCGGAAACGGGGTATGGCAGGGCTATAACCATCATTTTAACTACACCACCTGGACGCTGGGCGCGGATTATCAGCTTTCGGAAAACATGGGGCTCTTTGGCAGATATACTTCCGCTGCGCGTATTCCCGGATTTGGTACGTACTACACCAATGTGAATGCAAACGCAGTTATCCAAACCATGGAACTCGGCGAAGTCGGCTTCAAATATGCGCGCAGGCTTTTCGCTTTTTATGGTACGGGATTCTGGACTAAGTATAACAACGTAGGTTTCACGAATGAAGTGAGCACTTTGAACGGATTTACTTCCGTAAACGCGAACGCCAATACGCAGACTTTTGGTCTTGAATTGGAGGGGGCTCTTTACCCGGTAAAGTGGTTTGATGTATCCGCCACGGCGACCTACCAGCATGGGGTATACGAAGGATATGAAGTAGATGCCGTTTCCGGGGGTACACTCACCCAAAAAGCCAATTACGACGGGAATCAGCTGATCAGGGTACCGCACACCTCCATCAGGGCGGTTCCGGGTTTCAATCTTTTCCGCAACAAACTTCGCTTGCAATCGGCCATAGAATATGAGGGGAAAAGGTATACCGATGTGGCGAACTCCCAGGTACTTCCGGCCTATACGAAAGTGGATATAGATGCATCGGTTAAATTGACCAAAGAAATTACCGTTTTTGGCGTCATTGATAATCTTACGAATTCGCTGGGTCTTACCGAAGGCAATCCGCGCCAGGGGGAGATCCAAAGCGCCGAGGCAAATCAATATATATTTTTGGCGCGTCCACTGCTGGGGAGGAGCTTTAAAATTTCCTTCAGATACAAGTTTTAACCGTGGTCTGGCTCTTATTACTGGTAGCTACCCTTCCTTACAAAATCCTAAAAGGCAAAGTAGAGAGAAAGGATTTCCACACGTATATAGAGCGGTCTTTTACTTTACCCAAAGGTGTCAAACGGCTTAGGATAGAATTTTCGTATGACGGGCGGGAGCAGCGTACGGCCATCGATATCGGGCTTATGGATCCGGAGCGCTTCAGGGGATGGAGCGGCGGCGCCAGAAATACTTTTACCATCAGCGAGGAAGAGGCGACCCCCGGATATTTACCGGGGGTTCTTCCTGCTGGACAATGGACGCTTTTACTGGGCGTCCCCAATATCCGGGAGGGCGTGGTGTCCAATTATGAGGCGCGTATTTACATAAATGAGTCTTCTGACAAGCCCATCCATACGGAGGCCGGGTGGTATAGGGGCGATCTTCATATACACAGTGGACATAGTGATGGTAAATGTGCCGCGCAATCCGGTGTAGCGGTTCCCTGCCCTGTGTACCGGGTGGTGGAAACCGCGGTGAACAAGGGCCTGGATTTTATTGCAGTAACAGACCACAATACGACGTCCCAGGCTGACGCGCTACGCGAATTGCAACCGGCGTTTGATAAGATACTGCTGGTACCCGGGCGGGAAATCACTACATTTTATGGACACGCCAATATATTCGGGGTGACGGATTTTATCGATTTTAGAACGACGGACGCCACCTATGCCGCTGCGCGGGGCTGGATGAACGCCGTCAACAAAAGCGGGGGAATCATATCGATCAATCATCCGGGTCTTCCATCGGGAGAGAATTGTATGGGATGCGGGTGGCAAATAAAGGACATTCCGGATAAAGTCATCACCGCTGTGGAGGTCGTCAATGGCGCCACCATGAACCATAGCATAGGCGGCTGGGATCTCTGGCATCAAATGCTGAATAGCGGGCAGCATGTCACCGCCATAGGCGGCAGCGATGATCACCATGCTGAAAACATTGGAACACCCACCACGGTCATTTATATGAAAGCGCTGTCGGTGCAAGGATTAATCGATGGGATCCGGAGTGGGAGGGTTTTTATAGATATGGAAGGGGATAAAAATCATTTCCTTGATGTATTGGCTACCCATGGGAGGGATACGGTGTATATGGGAGGCGTGTTAAAGGTGGCGCCTTCAGATACCATTAATGTAACGGCCTATGTGAAAGGTGTCTCCGGAGGGAAAGTGGAATTTATCATGGACGGGCAGATAAACCCGGCATTGAGCCGGGATATTGCGTCGAACGACGAAAAAATCCAGGTGGATCCGGAAAGTCATTGGCACACGATGTATGTAAAGGTGCTGGATAAGGAAGGGAAGCTGGCTCTTGTGGGCAACCCTGTATATGTGGACACCCAGTGTGCGGAACCGGACAGTCGCCGGCGCTAAGAAAATCGCAACTGATTGATTATTAGAATGTAGCAAAATGGGTACTTTTTTGGCTGCGATTCTCGCGTATCCAAACCAAGCGCATGTTCAGGAACTACTTTACCATCGCCATACGCAACCTTCAGAAACACCGGTCGCAATCGATCATCAACATCGCAGGCCTTGCTGCCGGTATGGCCATCTCCCTGCTCATTGGCCTGTGGATCGCCGACGAGTTTTCCTTCGACCATTACCACAGCAACCACCGCCGCATCGTCCAGGTCATGGTCCACCATGAAGTGACCGGCGCCATGCGTCAGCGTGCCATCGCCGCGGGGTATACCCAGATGGCAGGGTATACCATATCCACTGCGCTCGGGCCCGCCCTGGCCAAGGGCTATGACGACGTTTTTCAAAAGACCGGCATGATCTCGGATGATGGGTCTTCTTTGCTCAACGTCGGCGACAAAGCCATCGCCGTCAATGGACAATGGGCCCAATACACCATTCCGGAGATCTTCACCTTCCATATTTTGGCCGGATCTGGCAGCGCCCTCAAGGACCCGTCCACCATGCTCATATCGCAAAGTACCGCCACCGCGCTTTTCGGTCATGCCGACCCGATCGGCAAGATCATCCGGCGGAACAACAACTCGACATTTTTCGTGGGCGGTGTCTATGAGGACCTGCCCGAGAACAGCACCTTCTACCAAATGGGTATCCTCCTGCCCTGGGAAAACACCGAGGCTGCCTGGCTCAACAGGAACGCCGACTGGAGCGATCATAGCGCCCACCTTTACGGCCTGCTCGCGGGCAATACAACCCCCGAACAGGCGACCGCCCGGATCAAAGAGCTCCCTACCCATGGCGCCTATATCGCCTGGCCGCGCAACCCGGAAGTAAAAGAAACCCTGATGACCTACCCGCTGGACCGTATTCATCTTCACGGCGACTTTAAATGGGGCATACCTGACGGCGGCCGCGTCCAGTTCGTATGGTTTTTTGGCATGATCGGAACCTTTGTGCTCCTCCTGGCCTGTATCAATTTTATGAACCTGTCGACCGCGCGCAGTGAACAACGGGCCAAAGAGGTCGGTATCCGCAAAACCATCGGTTCCCTCCGCAGCCAGTTGATCGCCCAGTTTCTCGGCGAATCCATCCTGCTTGCCCTGCTGGCGTTCGTGTTGGCCGCCGGCCTCGCTTACTTCAGCCTGCCCTTCTTTAACGGCATCGCCGCCAAACACCTGCAATTTCCGGCAGACAGCCTGGCATTCTGGGCCGTAGCCCTGGGCTTTACCCTGTTGACCGGTATCCTCGCCGGCAGCTACCCGGCCTTCTATCTCTCGGCGTTCCGGCCGGTAAGGGTCCTCAAGGGCCTCTTCCGCGCCGGCCGCGCTGCCGCACTGCCCCGCCAGGTGCTGGTGACGCTCCAATTCACCGTCTCGCTATCGCTCATTATCGGCACCATCATCGTCTTCCGCCAGATCCAGGTCGCTAAAGACCGCCCCGTCGGCTATACACGCGAAGGACTCATCACCGTGCCCATCAACACCGATACCCTGCAACACCGGGCCGATGCGGTACGCAATGAGCTATTGGCTACCGGAATGGTCGCTGGTGTCGCCGAATCCTCCCTCCCGACCACTTCATTTGGGAATGGCAACTCGCTGGAATGGGAAGGACAGACGGAAGATCAAAAGTATTTGAATTTCCACAACGTCAGTATCACCCCTGAATTCGGGCGCACCGTGGGTTGGACCGTCCTGCAGGGCCGCGACCTCTCCCGGGACTTCGCCACCGACACCAGCGCCATGCTGATCAATATGGCCGCCCTCAAATACGCCGGCTTCAAAAACCCGATCGGTCAACGCGTCAAATTCTATGGTAAACCCTACACCATCGTTGGTGTCGTCAACGATATGCTGGCCAACTCACCTTACGAGCCCATCGAACCCGCTATTTTCCTCGGCGACGGCTGGATGGGTGATTTCACCATCCGCCTCCAGCCCGGCAAACCCGTGCACGCCGCGCTGGCCGCCATCGAAGCGGTCTTCAAAAAGTTCAACCCCGCCAGCCCCTTTATCTATCACTTTAACGACGAGGTGTATGCGCAGAAGTTTGCCACCGAGACCCGTATCGGGGACCTCGCCGCCGTCTTCGCCGGGCTCGCCATCTTCATCTCCTGTCTTGGTCTTTTCGGTCTTGCTTCGTTCGTAGCCGAACAGCGCACAAAAGAGATCGGCGTGCGCAAGGTCCTTGGCGCGGGTGTACTCACCCTTTGGGCCCTTTTGTCAAAAGATTTCCTGCGTCTCGTCATCCTATCCATGTTTATCTCGATGCCCCTCGTCTTCATCGGCATGCACCGTTGGCTGCAGCACTACGCTTACCGCGCGCCCCTTTCCTGGTGGATCTTTGCTTCCGCCGGTGCCGGCATCCTGTTGATCACGCTCGCGACGGTCAGCTTCCAGTCGCTGAGGGCTGCACTGATGAATCCGGTGCGGAGCCTGCGCACGGAATGATCGGTAGCGCCCCGCCGCGCGCGTCAGCGCCCCGCCGCGTGCATCGCCCCGCGGAAGAACCTCCCGCACCCCGTCAGCTCCCAGGTATCCCATGACTTCAGCATCCCCGGCCACCAGGTGGTCTCGTACACCCATGCCACCCAGCTGATGCCGTGTTGCTCCAGGTATTGGGTGATCCGGGTGCCGTAGTGTTCCGCGCCGTCGGCGGGGTCGCCTTCCTTCCATTCAAAGCCGATCTCGGTGGCAATGACGGGGTATTTGCCGGCGGCAAAACCAAAGTCCTCGTCCCAGCGGGGCTCCCAGGGTTGACCGCGTTTGAAGGGGTAGGGGTGTACCACATAGCCGATCCCCTCGGCGTCGATGGGTTCTTCGTGCAGGGGCGTCAGGTCATACGCCCAGTCAAAACCGGCGACCAGGGGAACCGTTTGGCGGTCGAAGGACCGGACCAGGTGGATGAGGTCCTCGTTGGTCTTTTTCCATGTGGACCAACTGACCCGGCCCAGTTGGCCGTTATAGGTGGTGGGTTCGTTAAAAAGCTCGTAAAAGGCAACGGTGCTGTTGCCGGTGAAGTGTTGGGCGATGGTCCGCCAGAAAGAAAAGGTCTCCTGCAGGCTCGTGTTGTATATCTGGTCCTGGAAAAGCCCCGTCTCCAGGTTGCCGATGGAGTGCCAGTCGATGTCCACATACAGGCCGATGCGGCCGCACCAGCGTACGGCGGAATCCAAAAGGACCAGGTAGCGTTGGGGTGTTCGGGCTCTCCAGGCGGAGGGGTGGACCGGGAGACGGACCAGCGTGGCCCCCATATCCCGGACGTGTTCAAAAAGCGCCGGGTTCCAGTGTCCCTCCCGTTCGATCTTATCGGGATCGGCCACGGACAAACCGCGGAAAAGGACGGTATCTCCCTGGGTATTGACAAAACGGTTCCCCATGCTGTGGATGCGGGGGAGGGTTTGCGCCCGAAGGGTCAGGGGGCCCAGGGCAAGTAGTGCAAAAAAGAACTTGGAACGGAGCGACATAGGCACAAAGGTGCGTCATTTTGACATTAGTTCTTCCGTTAGGGGCTTATTAAGGCATCCATTAAGGCAGTCATCTTTATTTAGTGGTGACGATCACTTGCTAAAGCTTCACCGACTGTCTATGGAGGAATTGCACTGCATGGCCGGATTCAATGCCGGGAACGAAAAGGCGCTCCAGCATATATTCGACCTTTTTTATGAACGTCTTCGTTTTTTTGCCCGGGGTATCACCCAAAACGATATCCAGGCGGAAGACGTCGTCCAGGAGGCGTTTATACAATTATGGTCCAAAAAGGAGGGGTTTAACAGCCTCCGGGCCGTCAAGGCATTTCTTTACCTGGCCGTCAAAAACAGCAGCCGTAATTTATTGAAGCACGACAAAGTCGTTGCCCGTCATGCACCGTTTCTGCAGTCCGGCCTCGCCGGAGAAACGGTCCTCCACCGGATGATCGAGGCCGAGGTCCTGGCGGATGTACGCGCGGCCCTCGACCGGCTGCCGGAGGGCTGCCGGGAAGTCATCCACCTTTGTTATTTCGAAGGCCTGCGGAACCACGAAGCGGCCCGCCGCCTGGAGGTATCTATTAATACCATCAAAACCCAAAAGCTCCGCGGCCTGCGGATGCTGCGGCTGGGGCTGCGACATTTCCTGTTTTTTTGCCTGTGGGGTGTCCTCTTCTGTCACCCGTTTTGCCCTTTCGGTTGTTTTTAAAGGAGCGATGGACGAATTACAGTCATATCTCGATATTGCGGAACTGGCGGGCAAATTTCTAAAAGGGGAGATTTCCAGTGAGGAATGGACCAGATTGGACGCCTGGGTTACACAGGACCACCGGAATCGTATCCTTTGGGAGAACCTGACACGGGAGTCATACGTACAACAGCAATTGGACG
This sequence is a window from Dinghuibacter silviterrae. Protein-coding genes within it:
- a CDS encoding TonB-dependent receptor domain-containing protein; its protein translation is MIRPITLLLLTVFCHIQLIASAQNANVVKGQVNDENGQPVTSASVFAKNQSTGLTTATQTDSLGIFTYRNLPAGGPYSFVVSHVGFQTQTISGYTIKADADISLLIKLKAVENGLNEIIVTGRAGALNRTKLQTSYSVTSIGYNALSLQGPTSVTESLKSVPGFWVEATGGEASGNIRARGVPVDGFGSIQLMEDGIPVQHDPALGYLNADQAFRLDETIQSIEVVRGGPSSVFYSNAPAGAVNYIPRAVGDKTEGVFKLSLGGDNLMREDVWVGAPIGDDWKISAGGFYRTESGVRNPGYTGNHGGQFRVSLGKSWEKTSFNLDFKQMNDDVVFYTDMPMTYNSKGKIVAVSGFDGNYGAIAGAETQRMNMIQADSSLYHFDNTVGTSVNRSQVTVKFQTEFSDNWILKNSLRFNNTQTQRNGVYALNLLTADSFYKAQAPLLTQAPGAQQLGFQYVTTGKLFDNAGQNGNGMVIQGGLRGITMPMTEVMNDLHLSHVFVTGSSKHDFNLGYYYAHFSQNFSRYSSKVYLDVQNNSRLLNIVALDGNGNIVHTYSNNGVSQYGYEWADANGEQTTNALYVSDEWQITHAFRLDGGLRWENAQTDGVVEQSQSVNLGTYATSSITTGNGVWQGYNHHFNYTTWTLGADYQLSENMGLFGRYTSAARIPGFGTYYTNVNANAVIQTMELGEVGFKYARRLFAFYGTGFWTKYNNVGFTNEVSTLNGFTSVNANANTQTFGLELEGALYPVKWFDVSATATYQHGVYEGYEVDAVSGGTLTQKANYDGNQLIRVPHTSIRAVPGFNLFRNKLRLQSAIEYEGKRYTDVANSQVLPAYTKVDIDASVKLTKEITVFGVIDNLTNSLGLTEGNPRQGEIQSAEANQYIFLARPLLGRSFKISFRYKF
- a CDS encoding glycoside hydrolase family 5 protein, with product MSLRSKFFFALLALGPLTLRAQTLPRIHSMGNRFVNTQGDTVLFRGLSVADPDKIEREGHWNPALFEHVRDMGATLVRLPVHPSAWRARTPQRYLVLLDSAVRWCGRIGLYVDIDWHSIGNLETGLFQDQIYNTSLQETFSFWRTIAQHFTGNSTVAFYELFNEPTTYNGQLGRVSWSTWKKTNEDLIHLVRSFDRQTVPLVAGFDWAYDLTPLHEEPIDAEGIGYVVHPYPFKRGQPWEPRWDEDFGFAAGKYPVIATEIGFEWKEGDPADGAEHYGTRITQYLEQHGISWVAWVYETTWWPGMLKSWDTWELTGCGRFFRGAMHAAGR
- a CDS encoding RNA polymerase sigma factor, translating into MEELHCMAGFNAGNEKALQHIFDLFYERLRFFARGITQNDIQAEDVVQEAFIQLWSKKEGFNSLRAVKAFLYLAVKNSSRNLLKHDKVVARHAPFLQSGLAGETVLHRMIEAEVLADVRAALDRLPEGCREVIHLCYFEGLRNHEAARRLEVSINTIKTQKLRGLRMLRLGLRHFLFFCLWGVLFCHPFCPFGCF
- a CDS encoding CehA/McbA family metallohydrolase, whose product is MVWLLLLVATLPYKILKGKVERKDFHTYIERSFTLPKGVKRLRIEFSYDGREQRTAIDIGLMDPERFRGWSGGARNTFTISEEEATPGYLPGVLPAGQWTLLLGVPNIREGVVSNYEARIYINESSDKPIHTEAGWYRGDLHIHSGHSDGKCAAQSGVAVPCPVYRVVETAVNKGLDFIAVTDHNTTSQADALRELQPAFDKILLVPGREITTFYGHANIFGVTDFIDFRTTDATYAAARGWMNAVNKSGGIISINHPGLPSGENCMGCGWQIKDIPDKVITAVEVVNGATMNHSIGGWDLWHQMLNSGQHVTAIGGSDDHHAENIGTPTTVIYMKALSVQGLIDGIRSGRVFIDMEGDKNHFLDVLATHGRDTVYMGGVLKVAPSDTINVTAYVKGVSGGKVEFIMDGQINPALSRDIASNDEKIQVDPESHWHTMYVKVLDKEGKLALVGNPVYVDTQCAEPDSRRR
- a CDS encoding ABC transporter permease, producing MFRNYFTIAIRNLQKHRSQSIINIAGLAAGMAISLLIGLWIADEFSFDHYHSNHRRIVQVMVHHEVTGAMRQRAIAAGYTQMAGYTISTALGPALAKGYDDVFQKTGMISDDGSSLLNVGDKAIAVNGQWAQYTIPEIFTFHILAGSGSALKDPSTMLISQSTATALFGHADPIGKIIRRNNNSTFFVGGVYEDLPENSTFYQMGILLPWENTEAAWLNRNADWSDHSAHLYGLLAGNTTPEQATARIKELPTHGAYIAWPRNPEVKETLMTYPLDRIHLHGDFKWGIPDGGRVQFVWFFGMIGTFVLLLACINFMNLSTARSEQRAKEVGIRKTIGSLRSQLIAQFLGESILLALLAFVLAAGLAYFSLPFFNGIAAKHLQFPADSLAFWAVALGFTLLTGILAGSYPAFYLSAFRPVRVLKGLFRAGRAAALPRQVLVTLQFTVSLSLIIGTIIVFRQIQVAKDRPVGYTREGLITVPINTDTLQHRADAVRNELLATGMVAGVAESSLPTTSFGNGNSLEWEGQTEDQKYLNFHNVSITPEFGRTVGWTVLQGRDLSRDFATDTSAMLINMAALKYAGFKNPIGQRVKFYGKPYTIVGVVNDMLANSPYEPIEPAIFLGDGWMGDFTIRLQPGKPVHAALAAIEAVFKKFNPASPFIYHFNDEVYAQKFATETRIGDLAAVFAGLAIFISCLGLFGLASFVAEQRTKEIGVRKVLGAGVLTLWALLSKDFLRLVILSMFISMPLVFIGMHRWLQHYAYRAPLSWWIFASAGAGILLITLATVSFQSLRAALMNPVRSLRTE
- a CDS encoding FecR family protein translates to MTTEETIMNEEEWDNFQPNQVLSPDISDKLWNNIDRNTATPFNFRWIAVAASVVMVVGLSWYFIAKRTSTAAFATKKNNTAQKMMLALSDGSSVELLPNSTISYPENFDSLKREVILNGEATFTVAKDAAKPFSVYSNSVLITVLGTRFTVNASKVVLHEGEVKVNAGKNEYHLTPGDIYIFTSARIFHLEKDKDDGYVFTDYPLEVVFDQLQMIYNARIIYNKEALGNRTFIGKIDKKDSLSHILKSIALLNNFSLQKQGDTFVMNN